One window from the genome of Candidatus Omnitrophota bacterium encodes:
- the secA gene encoding preprotein translocase subunit SecA → MVELAKTVNIVNSLESKISVLSDAQLREKTREFKERLLEKSKEYEMQIKDLEEALLAVAIPEEKEKLKEKLKLTRNKTFAPVLPEAFAVAREAARRTVNMRHFDVQIAGGIVLHEGRIAEMATGEGKTLVATLPAYLNALLGRGVHIITVNDYLARRDREWMGPIYEFLGLSVGVIQHDMSDEQRKQAYACDITYGTNNEFGFDYLRDNMKYNLEDLVQRPFYYAIVDEVDSILIDEARTPLIISGPAEESTDKYYIIDKIIPRLKIRKTLEKDEIEAKYRGEDLSKGFDAIVDEKAHTAHLTEEGESKACAVLNIANLHDIETMEWRHHIIQALRAHQLYQKDVDYVVKDGEVVIVDEFTGRMMPGRRWSDGLHQAIEAKEGLKIERENQTLATITFQNYFRMYEKLAGMTGTAFTEANEFKSIYQLDVVTIPTNSTLIRANYSDCIYKTEKEKFNAVVEEIVQLYNSGRPVLVGTISIDKSEHLADMLKKRGIPHQVLNAKYHEMEAQIVAQAGRYKAVTIATNMAGRGTDILLGGNPEFMARNLAKEKIAPDDPSYQEEYKKILDRYRSETDAEHKKVVQAGGLHVLGTERHEARRIDNQLRGRSGRQGDPGSSRFYVSLCDDLMRLFGSDRLIGIMDKLGLEEGQVIEHPWVSKSIEIAQRRVETHNFEIRKQLLEYDNVMNKQREVIYGQRRAVLEGTFLKEDILAIMDKIIADIAALHINENTSPQEWDIVGLMSMIRLKFGIDINTSKIQNLNKEGIKEELYNNLVAAYEGKERSLGSEATRHLERMVFLQIIDAKWKDHLYAMDNLREGIGLRAYGQRDPLIEYKREAFEMFSQMVCGIEEEAIEAIFKIQPVKPERFRGIFSQVSQDFLHPEAAKFEIPPEQSESAELTPQSFSGKTSAIKPAKATGVGRNDPCPCGSKKKYKKCCGR, encoded by the coding sequence ATGGTGGAGTTGGCTAAGACCGTTAATATAGTCAACAGCCTGGAATCTAAGATAAGCGTTCTTTCCGATGCGCAGTTACGGGAGAAGACGCGGGAATTTAAGGAGCGCCTTCTTGAAAAATCCAAAGAGTATGAGATGCAGATTAAGGATTTAGAGGAAGCGCTTCTGGCTGTGGCCATACCGGAGGAAAAAGAAAAATTAAAAGAGAAGTTGAAGCTGACGAGAAATAAGACCTTTGCCCCGGTATTGCCTGAAGCCTTTGCCGTGGCTAGAGAGGCAGCCAGGCGCACGGTAAATATGCGGCATTTTGACGTGCAGATAGCCGGCGGCATAGTATTGCATGAAGGCAGGATCGCGGAGATGGCCACCGGCGAAGGAAAAACCCTGGTGGCGACGCTGCCGGCGTATCTAAACGCATTATTGGGCCGCGGCGTACATATTATTACTGTTAACGATTACCTCGCCCGCAGGGACCGCGAATGGATGGGCCCGATTTATGAATTCTTAGGTTTAAGCGTAGGGGTAATCCAGCACGATATGTCGGATGAACAGAGAAAACAGGCTTATGCCTGCGATATCACCTACGGGACAAATAACGAATTCGGTTTTGATTACCTGCGTGATAATATGAAGTATAATTTAGAGGACCTGGTGCAGCGGCCTTTTTATTATGCCATTGTGGATGAGGTAGATTCCATATTAATAGATGAGGCGCGCACGCCTTTGATTATTTCCGGGCCCGCGGAAGAGTCCACCGATAAGTACTATATCATTGACAAGATTATCCCGCGCCTGAAGATAAGGAAGACTTTGGAGAAGGATGAGATTGAGGCAAAATATAGAGGCGAGGACCTCTCTAAAGGTTTTGACGCGATTGTCGATGAGAAGGCGCATACCGCCCACCTTACCGAGGAAGGAGAGTCCAAGGCCTGCGCTGTGCTGAATATCGCTAACTTGCATGATATTGAGACTATGGAGTGGCGCCATCATATTATACAGGCGCTGCGCGCGCACCAACTTTACCAGAAAGACGTGGATTATGTGGTGAAGGATGGCGAAGTAGTGATTGTGGATGAATTCACCGGCCGCATGATGCCCGGCAGGCGCTGGTCAGACGGGCTACATCAGGCAATCGAGGCAAAAGAGGGCCTGAAGATAGAGCGCGAAAACCAGACCTTAGCCACCATTACTTTTCAAAATTACTTCCGTATGTATGAGAAGCTGGCAGGGATGACCGGGACCGCCTTCACCGAAGCAAATGAGTTTAAGAGCATATACCAGCTGGATGTGGTGACTATCCCTACAAATAGTACCCTGATCCGCGCCAATTATTCTGACTGTATTTATAAAACAGAAAAAGAAAAATTTAATGCTGTGGTGGAGGAAATTGTCCAACTTTACAACTCAGGAAGGCCTGTGCTGGTGGGTACCATTTCTATAGATAAATCCGAACACCTGGCGGATATGCTTAAAAAGCGCGGTATACCCCATCAGGTGCTTAACGCTAAATACCATGAGATGGAGGCCCAGATTGTGGCCCAGGCCGGCAGGTATAAGGCTGTAACTATTGCCACCAATATGGCCGGCCGCGGAACGGATATCCTCCTCGGCGGTAATCCGGAATTTATGGCGCGTAATCTGGCTAAAGAGAAAATAGCTCCTGATGACCCTAGTTACCAGGAAGAATATAAGAAAATATTGGATAGATATAGGAGTGAGACTGACGCAGAGCATAAAAAAGTAGTCCAAGCCGGTGGTTTGCATGTGTTAGGCACAGAGCGCCATGAGGCGCGGCGCATTGATAATCAGCTGCGCGGACGTTCCGGCCGCCAGGGAGACCCTGGTTCGTCAAGATTTTATGTATCATTATGCGATGACCTGATGCGCTTATTCGGCTCAGACCGGCTTATCGGGATTATGGATAAACTCGGCTTAGAAGAAGGCCAGGTGATTGAACACCCCTGGGTCAGTAAATCCATTGAAATCGCCCAGAGGCGCGTAGAAACCCATAATTTTGAGATTAGAAAACAGCTTTTGGAATACGACAATGTGATGAATAAACAAAGAGAGGTTATTTACGGCCAGCGCCGCGCAGTATTAGAAGGTACGTTTCTTAAAGAAGACATACTGGCCATAATGGATAAGATTATCGCTGATATAGCGGCCTTGCATATAAATGAGAACACCAGCCCCCAGGAATGGGATATCGTTGGCTTGATGAGTATGATCAGGTTAAAATTCGGCATAGACATTAATACCTCTAAAATACAAAATCTAAATAAAGAAGGCATAAAGGAGGAGTTGTATAATAATCTTGTTGCCGCCTATGAGGGAAAAGAAAGATCCCTCGGCAGCGAGGCCACGCGTCATTTGGAGCGCATGGTCTTTTTACAGATAATCGACGCCAAATGGAAAGACCACCTTTATGCTATGGATAATTTAAGGGAAGGTATTGGCCTGCGCGCTTATGGCCAGCGCGACCCTCTGATAGAATATAAGCGCGAGGCCTTTGAGATGTTTAGCCAGATGGTTTGCGGTATTGAAGAAGAGGCCATCGAGGCGATCTTTAAAATTCAGCCGGTAAAGCCGGAGAGATTTAGGGGTATATTCAGCCAGGTGAGCCAGGATTTTTTGCATCCTGAGGCGGCTAAATTCGAAATACCGCCTGAGCAATCAGAATCTGCTGAGCTGACGCCCCAATCTTTTAGCGGGAAAACCTCGGCCATTAAACCGGCTAAGGCCACCGGTGTCGGCCGAAACGACCCCTGCCCTTGTGGTTCCAAAAAAAAATACAAAAAATGTTGCGGAAGATGA
- the prfB gene encoding peptide chain release factor 2 (programmed frameshift), producing the protein MLEEMKSKLSAIEIQLQNLRGYLDVDNKKGLIDDLTSQMANPGFWNDEENSGKIVKKLKSLKSAVEPWENAHRKYQELKELVDILKGQDKELIADLTGNITLLTGEVDKLEFRTLLGGEFDKSSAILSINSGAGGTESCDWASMLFRMYSRFAESHGYVINATDVLSGEEAGIKNITALIEGEYAYGYLKAERGVHRLVRISPFDANKRRHTSFASVDVIPEIEEDVDLKIEEKDLRIDVFRSSGAGGQSVNTTDSAVRITHLPSGIVAQCQNERSQYQNKQTAMKILKARIYELQRRKKEEQLLKQYAGEKKRIEWGSQIRSYVMHPYSLVKDHRTDYETGDVNKIMDGGLDEFIEAYLKQQARNKQ; encoded by the exons ATGTTAGAAGAGATGAAATCTAAACTTTCCGCTATAGAGATCCAGTTGCAGAATTTAAGAGGTTATCTT GATGTAGATAACAAGAAAGGCCTCATCGATGATTTAACCTCCCAGATGGCGAATCCCGGGTTCTGGAACGATGAAGAGAATTCCGGTAAAATCGTAAAAAAACTAAAGTCTCTTAAGTCCGCAGTCGAACCCTGGGAGAACGCCCACCGTAAATACCAGGAATTAAAAGAACTCGTCGATATCCTCAAGGGCCAGGATAAGGAATTAATCGCTGACTTGACCGGAAATATCACGCTTCTTACGGGGGAAGTTGATAAGCTTGAATTCAGGACTCTTTTGGGCGGTGAGTTTGATAAGAGCAGCGCTATATTAAGTATTAATTCAGGCGCAGGCGGCACAGAGTCGTGCGACTGGGCGAGCATGCTTTTTCGCATGTATAGCCGTTTTGCCGAAAGCCACGGTTACGTCATAAATGCCACAGACGTGCTCTCCGGCGAAGAGGCAGGGATAAAGAATATTACCGCCCTGATTGAAGGAGAATATGCCTACGGTTATCTAAAGGCAGAGCGCGGGGTGCATCGGCTGGTGCGCATTTCGCCTTTTGACGCCAATAAGCGCAGGCACACCTCTTTTGCCTCGGTGGATGTCATCCCTGAAATCGAAGAAGACGTAGATCTTAAAATAGAAGAAAAAGACTTGCGTATTGATGTATTCCGTTCTTCCGGCGCAGGCGGCCAGAGCGTAAATACCACGGATTCGGCAGTAAGAATTACCCATCTGCCCAGCGGCATAGTTGCGCAGTGCCAGAACGAACGCTCCCAATACCAGAACAAGCAGACCGCCATGAAGATATTGAAGGCGCGAATTTATGAGCTACAGAGGCGAAAGAAGGAAGAGCAGTTATTGAAACAATACGCAGGAGAAAAGAAAAGAATCGAATGGGGCAGCCAGATACGCTCCTATGTTATGCATCCTTATAGCCTCGTAAAAGACCACCGCACGGATTACGAAACCGGCGATGTAAATAAGATAATGGACGGCGGCCTGGATGAATTTATCGAGGCGTATTTGAAACAGCAGGCGCGAAACAAACAATAA
- a CDS encoding excinuclease ABC subunit UvrC — MNRLKDIVANLPDTPGVYIFKDAGGEIIYVGKAKSLKKRVQSYFRRFLATKTQLMVAKIAEIEYKLCQTESLALILEASLIHKYTPRYNVSLRDNKSFPLVKITREDFPVVCITRKKVADGSRYFGPYTNAGLLREALRIIRKYFPYRSCEKMTQEARMYRKIGLAPVLDERGRKEYAKTIENISLILEGKTETLIKKLSQEMMTNSREQKFEEAAKIRDQIEALSVMSEGAGHYSRKEELEDLKNLLQMKKLPVRIEAFDISNIYGKEATGSMVSFFKGLADKDNYRKFRIKTVETIDDYKMLAEVVRRRYSGSLSKELVLPDLILIDGGKSHLAVADRELGKLNLKIPLVSIAKDRENIYTEGRSRPINLDSDTPALNLIRRVRDEAHRFAVSYHHLLRRKKAIGR; from the coding sequence ATGAATAGATTGAAAGATATCGTTGCGAATTTGCCGGATACGCCGGGGGTTTATATTTTTAAGGATGCTGGCGGCGAGATTATTTATGTCGGCAAGGCCAAGTCTCTTAAAAAGCGCGTGCAGTCTTATTTTAGACGATTTCTTGCTACAAAGACCCAGCTAATGGTTGCCAAGATAGCGGAGATAGAATATAAGTTGTGCCAGACAGAGAGTTTGGCCCTCATACTTGAAGCGAGCCTCATACATAAATACACGCCCAGATATAATGTGTCCCTGCGCGATAATAAAAGCTTCCCGTTGGTAAAGATAACCCGCGAGGATTTTCCGGTTGTCTGTATCACCCGTAAAAAAGTCGCCGACGGCTCGCGCTATTTCGGGCCCTATACCAACGCCGGGCTGCTTAGAGAAGCGTTAAGGATTATCCGTAAATATTTTCCTTACCGCTCCTGCGAAAAAATGACGCAGGAAGCGCGGATGTACCGTAAGATCGGGCTTGCTCCTGTTTTGGATGAGAGAGGCAGAAAAGAATACGCCAAGACAATTGAAAATATTTCTTTGATTTTAGAAGGCAAGACCGAAACCCTGATTAAGAAATTATCGCAGGAGATGATGACGAATTCCAGGGAACAGAAATTCGAAGAGGCAGCGAAAATCCGCGACCAGATAGAGGCCTTAAGCGTGATGTCAGAAGGCGCCGGACATTATAGCCGTAAAGAAGAATTAGAGGATTTAAAGAATCTGCTGCAGATGAAAAAATTACCCGTAAGAATCGAGGCCTTCGATATCTCTAACATTTACGGCAAAGAGGCCACGGGTTCTATGGTGAGTTTCTTTAAAGGCCTTGCCGATAAGGATAATTACCGTAAGTTCCGTATCAAGACCGTAGAAACAATAGATGACTATAAGATGCTGGCTGAAGTAGTCCGCAGGCGCTATTCCGGTTCGCTCTCAAAAGAGTTAGTATTGCCGGATTTAATCCTGATTGACGGAGGTAAATCTCATCTTGCGGTAGCTGATAGAGAGTTGGGAAAATTAAACTTAAAAATACCCTTAGTCAGTATTGCTAAAGACAGGGAGAACATATATACTGAAGGCAGGAGCCGCCCTATAAATTTAGATTCAGATACGCCGGCGCTGAATTTAATCCGCAGGGTCCGCGATGAAGCGCATAGGTTCGCGGTTTCCTATCATCATCTCTTAAGAAGGAAGAAAGCCATTGGCAGATAA
- a CDS encoding ORF6N domain-containing protein: MKELIPEEIIERKIFLLHGQKVMLSIHLAKLYGVEIRALIQAVKRNIERFPEDFMFQLTDEEFKNLKSQFVISSWGGRRHPPYAFTEQGVAMLSSVLRSKRAIQVNIAIMRAFVKLRRILSTHKELAHKLEELERRIEKHDAEIQGVFEAIRELMAPPEQPKRRIGFHAD; the protein is encoded by the coding sequence ATGAAAGAATTAATCCCGGAAGAGATAATTGAGCGTAAAATTTTCTTGTTACATGGACAAAAAGTTATGCTAAGCATTCATCTTGCTAAGCTCTATGGAGTAGAAATAAGGGCTCTAATTCAGGCAGTAAAACGCAATATAGAAAGATTCCCCGAAGATTTCATGTTCCAGTTAACAGATGAAGAATTTAAGAACTTGAAATCACAATTTGTGATTTCAAGTTGGGGTGGCAGGCGGCATCCGCCGTATGCCTTTACCGAGCAGGGCGTAGCAATGCTTTCCAGCGTATTACGCAGCAAAAGAGCTATACAGGTCAATATAGCCATCATGCGTGCTTTTGTAAAACTGAGACGAATCCTCTCTACCCATAAAGAATTGGCTCATAAATTAGAAGAATTGGAACGAAGGATTGAGAAACATGACGCGGAAATACAGGGTGTATTCGAAGCCATACGTGAACTCATGGCTCCTCCTGAACAACCAAAACGCAGAATAGGATTTCATGCAGATTGA
- a CDS encoding PilT/PilU family type 4a pilus ATPase: MNIKGYLKLMIEKNASDMFYRAGANVRMRIDSKVVSVDEKIINLDEVNDAVKELTSNELRDFFQKNLDVDFGIYLPELEHRFRISIFMQRNWPALVIRNVRSDVQTFEDLNLPGKVLKDLSMETRGLVLLTGSAGSGKSTTIASMIEHININSNRHILTVEEPIEFTFKDKNSIINQRELGRDVASYEMALRAFTLQSPDVIFIGNIRDHETMAAALTAAETGVLVLSTLHTINTAQSVERIINFFSPYQHEEIRTQLSSLLKGVISLRLLPLKDAPGRIPAYETMLLTPTISRLIREGKIWEITPFIEDGTMFGMQSFNQSLVKLVREGKVSEEVAVSFSDNKDEFILALKGIKKI; encoded by the coding sequence ATGAATATAAAAGGTTACCTGAAATTAATGATTGAGAAGAATGCCTCGGATATGTTCTACCGCGCCGGGGCAAATGTGCGCATGCGCATTGACAGCAAGGTAGTCTCTGTAGACGAGAAGATCATCAACCTGGATGAAGTCAATGACGCGGTCAAGGAATTGACTTCTAATGAGCTAAGGGACTTTTTCCAGAAAAACCTGGACGTGGATTTTGGCATATATCTACCGGAACTTGAGCATCGCTTTCGTATCAGTATCTTCATGCAGCGTAACTGGCCGGCGCTGGTCATCAGAAACGTCCGTTCCGACGTCCAGACCTTTGAAGACCTGAACCTGCCGGGTAAGGTCCTGAAAGATTTATCTATGGAGACCCGCGGCCTGGTACTTTTAACCGGCAGCGCGGGCAGCGGGAAATCCACTACTATTGCCAGCATGATCGAGCATATTAATATTAATAGCAACAGGCATATTTTGACGGTAGAGGAGCCCATTGAATTTACCTTCAAAGACAAGAATTCCATTATTAACCAAAGGGAATTGGGTCGCGATGTCGCATCATATGAGATGGCGCTGCGCGCTTTTACGTTGCAGAGCCCGGATGTCATATTTATCGGTAATATCCGCGACCATGAAACTATGGCCGCTGCCTTGACTGCCGCGGAAACCGGAGTATTGGTCTTAAGTACTTTGCATACCATTAATACCGCACAGAGCGTAGAGCGGATTATCAATTTTTTCTCTCCGTACCAGCATGAAGAAATCAGGACGCAGCTATCTTCTCTTTTAAAAGGCGTAATCTCTCTGAGGCTGTTGCCTTTAAAAGACGCACCCGGGCGCATACCGGCCTATGAAACAATGCTCCTCACCCCTACCATCAGCCGGCTGATCAGGGAAGGAAAAATCTGGGAGATAACTCCTTTTATCGAAGACGGCACTATGTTCGGCATGCAGTCATTCAATCAATCCCTGGTAAAATTAGTCCGTGAAGGCAAGGTCAGCGAAGAGGTGGCCGTAAGCTTTTCGGATAATAAAGACGAATTTATCCTGGCCTTAAAAGGCATCAAGAAGATATAA
- a CDS encoding M23 family metallopeptidase codes for MKKLFLFLLLFLLGYIVLSFYFLDKCYFLCPIEYKGDIVIRHDSRGNGFFAAQRNGRRIHEGIDLYAEVGTPVLASRSGVVVAARKSKGMGNFVIVRHNSRIITIYGHLSKIFVRRNEFVSQGEVIGSVGKTGNANSPDIKPHLHFEVRKNGRPQDPWEYLQ; via the coding sequence ATGAAAAAGCTATTCTTATTTTTACTTTTGTTCTTATTGGGTTATATCGTGCTGAGTTTTTATTTTCTGGATAAATGTTATTTTCTCTGCCCCATAGAGTATAAGGGGGATATTGTTATTCGTCACGATAGCCGGGGCAATGGTTTTTTTGCCGCCCAGCGTAACGGCAGGAGGATACATGAGGGTATTGACCTTTACGCAGAAGTCGGGACCCCGGTTTTGGCCTCCCGTTCGGGGGTGGTAGTCGCGGCCAGAAAGAGCAAAGGCATGGGTAATTTCGTGATCGTCCGCCACAACAGCCGCATCATTACTATTTACGGCCACCTTTCTAAAATTTTCGTCCGGCGCAATGAATTTGTCAGTCAGGGAGAAGTTATAGGCAGCGTTGGGAAGACCGGGAATGCCAACTCCCCAGATATAAAACCGCATCTGCATTTTGAAGTAAGGAAAAACGGCAGGCCCCAGGACCCCTGGGAGTATTTACAATAA
- a CDS encoding MGMT family protein, producing the protein MADKRYASIKICGFKKITPFAKRVYRVVLNIPLGEVRSYAWVAQKIGCPKAARAVGQVLKRNPWPLIIPCHRVISADGKLTGYSSGIKKKKLLLDLEKQLSKDMV; encoded by the coding sequence TTGGCAGATAAAAGATACGCAAGCATTAAAATTTGCGGGTTTAAAAAAATAACCCCTTTTGCCAAGAGAGTCTATAGGGTAGTATTAAATATTCCTTTGGGTGAAGTGCGTAGTTATGCCTGGGTGGCGCAGAAAATCGGCTGCCCTAAAGCCGCGCGCGCAGTAGGGCAGGTTTTAAAACGCAATCCCTGGCCCTTGATTATTCCCTGCCACCGGGTAATTTCTGCGGACGGGAAACTCACCGGTTATTCCTCCGGAATAAAAAAGAAAAAGCTGCTTTTAGATTTAGAGAAGCAATTAAGCAAAGATATGGTATAA
- the lnt gene encoding apolipoprotein N-acyltransferase, which produces MISSLVASRWSLVKDLLLCLFSAGLFIFSFPNFNLWLFAWFGFVPLFFAIQGKSKTKAFLLAYLTGFIFWLGIIYWLIHVTFSGMFVLALYLALYFGIFGLIISTYNLQLTTYSFFFIPSAWVLLEYARSHLFTGFPWVLLGYSQYLNLPVVQIADITGAWGVSFLVMLVNVAIYLAISRLSLVVSEKKKYLVPILCIIVSLGYGYYRLNQRPTTNDQRPIKISVIQGDIPQELKWDSRLSNYIINKYWDISFAAAREKPDLIIWPEAALPVIVEEEPFYYERAKDLAKEINTPLLLGAVTFRDNSYYNSALLLSKEGELLTRYDKLHLVPFGEYIPLKKTLRFLETIVPIGDFTPGREYTVFNLPAKFSVLICFEDLFPEISREFIKRGAVFLVNITNDAWFKKTTAPYQHLQASVFRAVENRVFLVRSANTGVSGFIAPTGKIVSLLADKAGNNIFVPGYKSSEISISGCGLSFYSRYGDIFIAACFFFFVLYGIIALRKRP; this is translated from the coding sequence ATGATTTCGTCGCTAGTCGCTAGTCGCTGGTCGCTGGTAAAAGATCTCCTCTTATGTTTATTCTCCGCAGGTTTATTCATCTTTTCTTTCCCCAATTTTAATCTCTGGTTATTTGCCTGGTTTGGGTTTGTGCCTTTGTTTTTTGCTATTCAGGGCAAATCTAAGACTAAGGCATTTTTACTCGCTTATTTGACAGGTTTTATTTTCTGGCTAGGTATTATTTATTGGTTAATTCATGTCACTTTTTCCGGTATGTTCGTCTTGGCATTATACCTAGCATTATATTTTGGTATTTTTGGTTTAATCATCAGTACTTACAACTTACAACTTACAACTTACAGCTTCTTTTTTATTCCTTCAGCCTGGGTTTTACTGGAGTATGCCCGCAGCCATCTTTTTACCGGCTTTCCCTGGGTGCTCTTAGGGTATTCGCAGTATCTTAATTTACCGGTTGTCCAGATAGCAGATATTACAGGCGCCTGGGGGGTTTCGTTTCTGGTAATGCTGGTCAATGTGGCGATTTATTTAGCTATTAGTCGTTTGTCGTTAGTCGTTAGTGAAAAAAAGAAATATCTCGTGCCGATATTATGTATAATTGTTAGTTTAGGTTACGGATATTATAGATTAAACCAACGACCAACGACCAACGACCAACGACCTATTAAGATTTCCGTCATCCAGGGTGATATCCCTCAGGAATTAAAATGGGATAGCCGCTTGAGTAATTATATCATAAATAAATACTGGGATATCTCCTTTGCCGCGGCTAGGGAAAAACCGGATTTAATCATCTGGCCGGAGGCAGCGCTGCCGGTAATCGTGGAAGAAGAGCCTTTTTATTATGAAAGGGCAAAGGACTTAGCCAAAGAAATTAATACGCCCCTGCTTTTAGGCGCGGTTACTTTCAGGGATAATTCTTATTATAACAGCGCCCTTTTGCTTTCGAAAGAGGGTGAACTTCTTACCAGGTACGATAAACTACATCTTGTGCCTTTTGGGGAGTATATCCCCTTAAAGAAAACCCTACGGTTCTTAGAGACAATCGTGCCTATCGGTGATTTTACTCCCGGCAGAGAATATACAGTATTCAACCTACCTGCTAAATTTTCTGTCCTTATTTGTTTTGAGGATTTATTCCCTGAGATTTCCAGAGAGTTCATAAAAAGAGGCGCTGTTTTCTTAGTCAACATTACTAATGACGCCTGGTTTAAGAAGACAACCGCGCCATATCAGCATCTGCAGGCCTCGGTATTCCGGGCAGTAGAGAACCGCGTATTTTTAGTGCGCTCTGCAAACACCGGCGTTTCGGGTTTTATCGCTCCGACGGGAAAAATTGTTTCTTTGCTCGCGGATAAGGCCGGGAATAATATTTTTGTCCCCGGTTATAAGAGCAGCGAGATTTCTATTTCCGGGTGCGGCCTTAGTTTTTACAGCCGTTACGGCGATATCTTTATTGCAGCCTGCTTTTTTTTCTTTGTCTTATACGGCATAATTGCCCTTAGGAAGAGGCCATGA